Proteins co-encoded in one Pogoniulus pusillus isolate bPogPus1 chromosome 15, bPogPus1.pri, whole genome shotgun sequence genomic window:
- the EMP1 gene encoding epithelial membrane protein 1 — MLVLLAGIFVVHIATVIMLFVSTIANVWMVGSSTMGTVSSGLWLLCNTTCTALPVSSDDETSLRATQAFMILSIIFSVVALAMFVVQLFTLEKGKRFYITGAIMLVCWLCILIGVSIYTARFTGMMSVLERPHHGYCFILAWICFCFSFITGILYLVLRKK; from the exons ATGTTGGTGCTCCTGGCTGGCATCTTTGTGGTTCACATTGCCACTGTCATCATGCTCTTTGTCTCCACCATTGCCAAC GTTTGGATGGTGGGTTCTTCCACTATGGGAACGGTCTCATCAGGACTCTGGCTACTGTGCAACACGACCTGCACAGCGCTGCCAGTCAGCAGCGATGATGAGA CTTCCCTCAGAGCCACGCAAGCCTTTATGATCCTCTCAATCATTTTCTCCGTCGTTGCGCTTGCCATGTTCGTTGTCCAGCTCTTTACCCTGGAGAAAGGCAAACGTTTCTACATCACTGGAGCCATCATGTTGGTTTGCT ggctgtgcattCTGATTGGAGTCTCCATTTACACAGCTCGCTTCACAGGCATGATGAGTGTCTTGGAACGTCCTCACCATGGCTACTGCTTCATATTGGCTTGGATCTGTTTTTGCTTCAGTTTCATCACTGGCATCCTCTATCTTGTTCTTAGGAAAAAATAA